In Candidatus Cloacimonadota bacterium, the following proteins share a genomic window:
- the eno gene encoding phosphopyruvate hydratase has protein sequence MSEIIYIKGREILDSRGNPTVEADIHLESGVIAHAGVPSGASTGEREAIELRDGDKSRYFGKGVLRAVQNIDEIIGPELLGVDSVLQANLDRMMLELDATENKAKLGANAILAVSMAAARASALELDIPLYRYLGGVNAFTLPVPMSNIINGGEHADNNVDIQEFMVMPLGAKSFREALRMNAEVFHTLKSILKGRGLATSVGDEGGFAPNLASNEEALIVIVEAITKAGYKSGEDIYIALDAAASSFVQKDGNYAIDGKILSSDELIAYYEGLVAKYPICSLEDGLAENDWSGWKILNQRLGSKIQLVGDDLLVTNPKLIRKGIAENVANSVLIKLNQIGSVTETIDAINTAHKAGWTTVVSHRSGETGDTFIADLAVAMNTGQIKTGSISRSERVDKYNQLMRIEEELGENAYFPGKAVIKQLG, from the coding sequence ATGTCCGAAATAATATATATCAAAGGACGTGAGATTCTAGATTCCAGAGGAAACCCTACGGTAGAGGCGGATATTCATCTGGAAAGCGGAGTTATAGCTCACGCCGGAGTACCAAGCGGCGCTTCTACGGGAGAACGAGAAGCCATCGAATTACGTGATGGCGATAAGAGCCGTTATTTTGGCAAGGGAGTCTTGAGAGCAGTTCAGAATATCGATGAAATTATAGGACCGGAATTGCTTGGTGTGGACTCGGTATTGCAGGCGAATTTAGACAGGATGATGCTGGAACTGGATGCCACAGAGAACAAAGCCAAGCTTGGGGCTAATGCTATTTTGGCGGTTTCTATGGCTGCTGCCCGCGCTTCTGCTTTAGAGCTGGATATTCCGTTGTATCGCTATTTGGGTGGAGTGAATGCCTTTACTCTACCGGTCCCAATGAGTAACATCATCAACGGAGGCGAACATGCAGATAACAACGTAGATATTCAGGAATTTATGGTGATGCCGCTGGGCGCAAAAAGCTTTCGTGAAGCTCTGCGCATGAATGCCGAGGTGTTTCATACACTCAAATCCATCTTGAAGGGACGTGGTCTTGCCACATCAGTTGGGGATGAAGGCGGTTTTGCACCCAATTTGGCTTCCAACGAAGAGGCTTTGATTGTAATAGTAGAAGCAATTACCAAAGCAGGATATAAGTCTGGGGAGGATATCTATATAGCCCTTGATGCGGCGGCGTCTTCATTTGTTCAAAAAGATGGAAATTACGCCATCGACGGCAAAATACTAAGCAGTGATGAGCTGATAGCCTATTACGAGGGTCTTGTTGCCAAATATCCAATATGCTCTTTGGAAGATGGATTAGCGGAGAACGACTGGTCAGGCTGGAAGATATTGAATCAGCGCTTAGGTTCTAAGATCCAATTAGTTGGAGATGATCTATTAGTTACAAATCCCAAGCTAATTCGTAAAGGCATTGCCGAAAATGTGGCAAATTCTGTGTTGATTAAGCTCAATCAGATTGGCAGCGTTACCGAAACTATAGATGCCATCAATACCGCACATAAAGCTGGGTGGACTACTGTGGTTTCACATCGCAGCGGCGAAACGGGAGACACCTTTATTGCCGATTTGGCTGTGGCGATGAATACCGGACAGATCAAGACTGGAAGCATCTCACGTAGCGAACGAGTTGATAAATATAACCAACTGATGCGAATTGAGGAAGAATTGGGCGAGAATGCTTACTTCCCTGGCAAAGCTGTAATCAAACAACTGGGATAA